From the genome of Gorilla gorilla gorilla isolate KB3781 chromosome 4, NHGRI_mGorGor1-v2.1_pri, whole genome shotgun sequence, one region includes:
- the LOC101140627 gene encoding calmodulin-2-like → MINEVDADGNRTDSPEFLTMMARKMKDTQSEEEIREAFLVFDKDGNGYISAAELCHVMTNPREKLTDDKVDEMIRETGIDGDGQVN, encoded by the coding sequence ATGATTAATGAAGTAGATGCTGATGGTAATAGAACGGACTCTCCTGAATTTCTGACAATGAtggcaagaaaaatgaaagacacacaaagtgaagaagaaattagAGAAGCATTCCTTGTGTTTGATAAGGATGGCAATGGCTATATCAGTGCAGCAGAACTTTGCCATGTGATGACAAACCCCAGAGAGAAGCTAACAGATGACAAAGTTGATGAAATGATCAGGGAAACAGGTATTGATGGTGATGGTCAGGTAAACTAG